The genomic window CCTGGTCGACAGCCCGGTCTGGGTGGAGCAACTCAAGACCCTGGCCGCCGGCCTCCCGCGACCGAAAGCGATCCTGATGGCCTCGGCCCACTGGGAGTCGGCGCCGCTCATGCTCAGCTCCACCTCACCGGTGCCGCTGGTCTACGACTTCGGCGGATTCGCTCAGAAATATTACGAAGTCAAGTACCCGGCTCCCGGCGCTCCCGTGCTCGCCGCCCAGATCGCCGCGCTGATGCCCGACCACCAGACCGTCGCACAGACCAACCGCGGCCTCGACCACGGCGCGTATGTTCCGCTGACCGTCATGTACCCGGACGCCGACATCCCGGTCCTGCAGATGTCCCTGCCCACCCTGGAACCCGACGCACTGCTCGACCTGGGCCGGCGGCTGGCTCCGCTGCGCGACGAGGGGGTGCTGATCGTCGGCTCCGGGTTCACCACGCACG from Actinoplanes derwentensis includes these protein-coding regions:
- a CDS encoding dioxygenase family protein; translation: MRMPALFLSHGAPPLVDSPVWVEQLKTLAAGLPRPKAILMASAHWESAPLMLSSTSPVPLVYDFGGFAQKYYEVKYPAPGAPVLAAQIAALMPDHQTVAQTNRGLDHGAYVPLTVMYPDADIPVLQMSLPTLEPDALLDLGRRLAPLRDEGVLIVGSGFTTHGLPFLRDWSPEAAAPGWSREFDAWAAETLARGAVDELADFRDRAPGMPYAHPTIEHFAPMFLTLGASENPSKAPEQPIDGFWMGLAKRSFVAA